TCCAGGCGCTGTTCGAGTACCAGTCGATGCTCGTCGAGCTCACGGGGCTGGACGTGGCGAACTGCTCGATGTACGACGCCGCGACGGCGCTGGGGGAGGCCGCGACGCTCTCCCAGCGGGTCCGCTCGGTGTCGGGCGACCGGATCCTGGTGCCCGACCAGCTGCGCGAGGGCAAACGCGACGTGCTGGCCGCTTACGCCGACGGTCCCGACCTCTCGGTCGAGACGTACCCGACCGACGAGGGGACCGTCGATGTCGAGGGGCTGGCCGACGCGCTCGACGGCGACGTGGCGATGGTCTACGCCGAGAACCCGACGGTCTCCGGCGCCATCGAGCCCGAGCTGGGTGCGGTGGGCGACCTCGCAGACGAGCGCGACGCGCTGTTCGTCCTCGGGTCGGACCCGGTCGCGCTCGCGCTGCTGGAACGTCCCGCGGACGTGGGCGCCGACGTGGTCGTCGGGGAGGCCAGCGCGCTCGGCGCCGGCACCGCCTACGGGATGGGCGCGGGCCTGTTCGCCACGCGCGAGGCGTACCTCCGGCAGGTCCCGGGCCGCCTCGTGGGGGTCGGCGAGGACGCCACCGAGCGGCGGGCGTTCACGCTCACGCTCCAGACCCGCGAACAGCACATCCGGAAGGAGCGGGCGACGAGCAACATCTGCACGAACCAGGCGCTTTTGGCGCTGCGGACGGCGATCCACGTCGCGACGCTCGGACCGGACGGACTGGTCGACCTCGCGGAGGACTGCGTGGTCCTCGCGCGGGACCTCGCCGCCAGGCTGGACGAGGTCTCGGGCGTCCGCGCGCCGGTGAACGACCGCCACCACTTCCGGGAGTTCCAGGCCCGCACCGACCAGCCCGCCGCGGCGGTGGCGAGCGACCTCGAATCGGCGGGGTTCGCCGTCCACGTCGTCGGCGAACACCGGATCCAGGTCTGCGTGACCGACGCCAACGAGCCCGCCGTCGACCGGTTCGTCGACGCGGTGACGGAGGTGGCCTGAGATGAGCGACGAGACGCCCGACGACGCCGCTCCCGACGGCGGGGCGCCCGAGCCGGAGGCCGGCGGTGACGCCGAGGACCACGCCCCCGAGGCGGGGACGCTGTACGACCAGGCGCGCTGGACCGACGACGGCGAGTACGAACCCCTGCTGGCCGAGAAGGACTCCACCGAAGTCGAGATCGGCGACGACTCGCCGCTGCCCGACGACCTGACGCGGGACTCGCTGGAACTCCCGGCCCTCGCCGAACCCGAACTCGCCCGCCACTACACGCGGCTGTCGGGGATGAACTACGGGGTCGACAGCGGGCCGTTCCCGCTCGGTTCCTGTACCATGAAGTACAACCCCAAGTTCACCGAGCGGGCCGCGGCGCTGCCCGAGGCGGCGGTCCACCCCGACCGCTCGGCGGCGAGCGTCCAGGGCACGCTGGAACTGCAGGCCGAGCTACAGGACTACCTCGGACGGATCGGCGGGATGGACGCGGTGACGCTCCAGCCGCCCGCGGGCGCCGCGGGGGAGTTCACCGGCATCCGCATCGCCGCCGCCTACCACGAGGCCAACGGCGACGACCGGACGGAAGTGGTCATCCCGGACAGCGCCCACGGGACGAACTTCGCGACGGCGGCGATGGCCGGCTTCGACGTGGTCGAACTCCCCAGCGCCGAGGACGGCCGCGTCGACATCGACGCGCTGGAGGCGGCCGTGGGCGAGGACACCGCGGCGCTGATGCTCACCAACCCCAACACGCTCGGGCTGTTCGAGCGCGACATCGAGCGCGTCGCCGAGATCGTCCACGACGCGGGCGGGCTGCTGTACTACGACGGCGCGAACCTCAACGCCCTGCTCGGCCGGGCGCGGCCGGGCGACATGGGCTTCGACGTGATGCACTACAACGTCCACAAGACGTTCGCGACACCCCACGGCGGCGGCGGCCCCGGCGCCGGCCCCGTCGGCGTCACCGAGGAGCTCGCCGAGTTCCTGCCGACGCCGCACGTCAGAGAACAGGGGGACGACAGCGGCTACGAGCGCTACGAGCCCGACCGCTCGATCGGCAAGGTCCACGGCTTCTCGGGCAACTGGCTCGTCCTCGTGCGCGCGTTCGCCTACATCGCCCGCCTGGGCGACGCGGGGCTGGCCGACGCCAGCGCCCGGGCGGTGCTCAACGCCAACTACCTCGCCTCGCAGATCGACTACGAGGTGCCCTACGGGCCGTTCCACCACGAGTTCGTCGCGAGCGCGGGCGAGCAGGACGCCGCCGACGCCGCCAAGCGGATGCTCGACTACGGCGTCCACCCGCCGACGACGAAGTGGCCCGAGATCGTCGACGAGGCGCTGATGACCGAGCCCACCGAGGCCGAGTCCAGGGGCTCGCTCGACGACCTCGCGGCCGCGTTCGACGCGGTCGCCGCCGAGGACGACGCGACGCTCGAAGCCGCGCCCGAGCGGACCGCGGCCCGGCGGATCGACCAGGTGACCGCGGCGCGCGACCCGCGGCTCTCCTGGCACGCGCTCGAGGACTGACACGCCGTCGCGCCGCGCGGCGCAGTTCGTCACTGCGCGACCCGCTCCGGGCGCGTCCGCCGCTCGCGGCTCGCGCCTCAGTTTCGATAATCGGGGGGAAGCGGATATATGCGGGGCTTTCGTTGATTCGGGTCACGAATGGGAGCGAGGGTGCTGGCGGTCGGTCCGGAGCGCGACCGTCCCTGGGTCGACGACCTCGAGGCCGACGGGTGGGACGTAGTGTCGGCCGCGTCGACGCGGGCGGCGGTCTCGGCGCTCAGAACGGGAGACGTGGCCTGCGTCGTGATCGAACGGGCGGGCGACGCCGGAGCCGACGGCGGCGTCGACCCGCTGGACGCGCTCGCCGGCGTCCGCGAGTTCGGGTACGACCAGCCGGTGCTGGTGACCACTGCGGAACCGGACGGGGACCTCGCCGCGGGCGCGACCCGACTCGGCGTCACCGAGTACGTCCCGCGGTCGACGGTCGACGAGTCGCTGGCCGACCGCGTCCGGGCGCATCTGCCGGACCCCGACGCCGCGACCCGCCGAGCGACCGAACCCGACGGCGAGCCGAGCGAGGTGACCGGGGGTCCCCGGAGCGACGCGGCCCGGGGCACCTCGACGGCCGCCATCGAGGAGACGGCGGAGGCGCTCGACGCCGTCAGCGACGGGCTGTACGTCCTCGACCTCCAGGGCAACTTCGCCGTCGTCAACGAGTCGCTGGCGGCGATGGCCGGCCGCGACGCCGACGCGCTGGTCGGCGAGCACGTCTCGTCGATCACGACCGAAGCGGCCGCCGAGCGGGTCTTCCCGGCCGTCCGACGAGTGGTCCGCGGGGAGACGACCTCCGAGACCATCGAGACGACGGTCGTCCCCGACGACGGCGAGCCGTTCCCGGCGGAGGACAACCTGACGGCCGTCGAGGAGGGCGGTGAGGTGGTCGGCGTCGCGGGGGTGCTCCGGGACGTGACCGACAAGCGCGAGCGGACCCGCGAGCTCGAACGCTACGAGTCGATCATCGAGGCGGTCGACGACGGCGTCTACGCGCTCGACGACGAGGGCCGCTTCGAGGTGGTCAACGACGCGCTGGTCGAGTTGACCGGCTACGACCGCGAGGAGTTGCTGGGCGAACACACCGCGATCGTCAAAGACGACCAGACCGTCCAGCGCGCGGAGAACAAGCTCCGGGACCTGATCCACGGCAACGCCGTCGAGACGACCTTCGACCTGGACCTGGTCCGGGAGTCGGGGGAGCCGGTCGACGCGGAGGACCACATGGTGATGCTGTCCGACGAGGACGGCGAGTTCGCCGGGACCGCGGGCGTCATCCGCGACATCACCGACAGGAAAGAACGCGAACGCGAACTCCGCGCGGCCCGCGAGCAGTTCGCCGAGCTGCTCGACACGTCGCGAGCGTTGCTGGGCGCCCACAGCACCGAGCGCGTCGGCGAGATCGTCGTCGACGCCGTCGCACACACGCTGGGGTTCGACATGAACGTCGTCCGCATCTACGACGGCGAGCGCGACCGCCTCGTCCCGCTCGCGGCCTCTGACAGCGACGCCGTCGCGGTCGACGACCGGCCGGACTACGCGGTCGGCGAGGGCGGCCCGGGGCGGGCGTTCGAGACGGGCGAGATCCGACACGCGCCCGACGACCTGGCCATCGCTCCGCCGGAGATGCCCGGCGGGGCCGTCGAGGTGCTGTACGTCCCGCTGGGCGACCAGGGGGCCGTGAGCATCGGCGCGACCGAGCCCGGCGCCTTCGACGGGCGCGCGCGCGAGCTGGCGGAGATCCTCGCCGCGAACGCGGCGGTCGCGCTCGACCGCGTCGCCTACGAGTCGGAACTCGTCCGCTACCGGACGGTCATCGAGAACGTTCAGGACATGGTGTACGTCGCCGACGACGAGGGGCGCTTCTCGCTGGTGACCGACCCGCTGTCGACGTGGCTCGGCGTCGACCGCGCGGACCTGGTCGGCCGGCCGGTCGCCGCGGTGCTCGCCGACCCCACCGCCCTCGACGCGGCGGCCGACGCGGTGAGCGACGGGGCGGACAGCCGCGTGCTGGAGGTCGACTTCGAACGGGTCGACGGCGCGTCGCTCCCGGCGGAGATCGAGGTGTCGCCGCTCCCCGCCGAGGAGACCGCGGGCACCGTCGGCGTGGTCCGCGACCGGACCGAGCTCGTCGAGACCCGCGAGCGACTGGAGACCCAGCGCGACCGGTTCACCTACCTCTTCGACAACCTCCCGGACGCCGTCGTCGAGTCGGCCCACGTCGACGGCGAGCCGGTCGTCACCGCCGTCAACGACGCCTTCACCGACGTGTTCGGGTACGACGCGGCGACGATCACCGGCGAATCGCTCAACGAGTTCGTCCTCCCGGGAGACGAGTACGAGAGCGGCCGCGACCTCGACCGCCGGGCCGCCGAGGGCGAGACCGTCCAGAGCGAGGTCCGCCGCCGGACCGCCGACGGCTACCGCGACTTCCTCTTCCGGGGGATCCCCTACGACACCGGCGACGAGACGATCAACAGTTTCGGCATCTACACCGACATCACCGACCAGAAAGAGCGCGAGCGCCGACTGCAGGTGCTCAACCGCGTCCTCCGGCACAACCTCCGCAACGACATCAACGTCGTGCTGGGCTACGCGGAGATGATCGCCTCGCGGGTCGACGACGAGACCGTCGACGAGTGGGCCGAGACGCTCATCGACACCGCCTCCGAGGTGGCCTCGCTCGGCGACCGCGCGCGGTCGCTCGACCGCACGATGCGCGAGGGGGCGCTGCGTGACCACGAGGTCGGCGTCGGGTCCGTGGTCGACGCCGTCGTCTCCGAGTACCGTCGCGAACACGCCGAGGCCCGGATCGAGACCGACGTGGACGACGCCCGGGTCGTCGGCGACGGCCGGATCGAGCTCGCGCTGACGGAACTGATCGAGAACAGCGTCGAGTACGGCGGCGAGCGCGTCCACATCCGCGTCGAGACCGACCGGACGGAGGGGCGAGTCGACCTCCGCGTCGACGACGACGGCCCCGGGATCCCCGACTACGAGCGCACCGTCGTCGACGAGTCGTCGGAGATCACGCAGCTCGAACACGGCAGCGGACTCGGACTCTGGATCGTCCGCTGGGTCGTCGACTCCTGTGGCGGCCGCCTGCGATTCGAGGAGAGCGACCTCGGCGGGACCGCCGTCGTCCTCTCGCTGACGCCGGCCGAGTCGTCCGACGCGTGAGCGGGGCGGCGACCGTCGAAGCGCGGGGACGGCCGCGGCTCCAGGCGGCTCGTGGGCTCGAAAGAAACGACCGGACGGGCGGTCTACGCCGGCGTCTCGCTGGTGTCGACGGTGTGGTCGATGCGGACGAAGCCGTAGTCGCACTCCCAGCAGTGCCACTTGACCTTCTCGCCGATGTGGACTTTCATGCTGGCCGCCTGGTAGAACTCCTGCTCGCTCTCACAGACCGGACACTCGTGGGTGATGGTCTCGCTCATACCCCCGTGTTCTGGGCCGTGGTAATTTAACGTCCCGATTTTCACCCGGAACGACGCGGTCGGCGGCCGCCCAGGCGTCCCGGTCGGCTCTCGCCGGCCGAGGGGTCGGTCCCGCGGCCGTTCGGACACGGAGTTAAGACGCTGGCCCCCCGAGCGGGGCGTATGAAGATATACACGGGCCGCGGCGACGAGGGACAGACGGACCTGCGGGACATGTCCCGCGTCTCGAAGGCCAACCCGCGCATCGAGGCCTACGGCACCGTCGACGAGGTCAACGCGACGGTCGGGTCGGTCCGGCCGACCGGCCACGACGACGTAGACGACCTGCTGCGCGAGGTGCAGAACCACCTCCACGTCGCCCAGGCGGACTTCGCCAACCCCGACCCCGACGAGGACGACCCCCGCGTCCGCGAAGACCACGTCGCGGCGGTCGAGGACAGCATCGACGAGTTCGACGCGGAACTCGACCCGCTGGAGCACTTCGTCCTCCCCGGCGGCTCCGAGGCGGGTGCGCGACTCCACCGGGCGCGCGCCGTCTGCCGACGCGCCGAGCGCCGCGCGGTCGCGTTCGCCGACGCCGAGGACGGCGTCAACGAGCGCGCGCTCGTCTACCTCAACCGCCTCTCCGACCTCCTCTTCACGCTCGCCCGCGTCGTCAACCGGCGCGAGGGCGTCCCCGAGGAGCAGCCGACGTACTGATCCGTCCCGGCTCGATTCGAGCGCGGGTCAGTCCGTCCGCTCGTAGACGATGTCGCCGTCGCGCTCGCTCGCGGTCGCGCGGCCCGCGGCTTCGAGCACGTCGAGGTGGCCGACCGCCTCGCTCATCCCCGGGAACTGCTCGGTGACCGGCAGGTCGCCGAACAGCTCGTCCATGACTTCGACCGGCGTCGTGGGCTCGTCCAGCAGGCCGGCGACGCGCTCGGTGCGGTCGTCGTGTTCGGCGAGGATGTCGTCGATCCGTCCGGAGGGGTCGTCGATCCGACCGCGGTGACCGGGGTGGAGGCGGTCGTAGTCGGCGTCGCGCAGGTCGGCGAGACAGTCGTTGTACGCCGGGAGCACCCGCGGGCGGTCGGCGTCGGGCTCGGGCGGCGGCTGGAGGAACGGGTTGGGCGTGATCTCCGCGAGGACGGTGTCGCCGACGAGCGCCTCCCGACCCGCGGGACCGTCGAACGCGAACCCGACCTCGCCGACGGCGTGGCCCGCGAGTTCGACGACGCGCAACTCCGTCCCGTCGACGGTGACGCGGTCGCCCGCCGCGACCTCGCGGTCGACGGGCACGCTGGGGGCGTAGTGGACGAACGCGCCGGGGAGTTCCGTGACCGTGTCGGCCGTCGAGGGCGCCATGCCGCAGCGCTCGAAGAAGTCGCGGAAGAAGGCCTGTTCGGCGTCAAGTCGGCCGGGGAAGTCCGCCATGATCGACGCCGCGTCGGGGTGGGCGACGACCG
The window above is part of the Halosimplex rubrum genome. Proteins encoded here:
- the gcvPA gene encoding aminomethyl-transferring glycine dehydrogenase subunit GcvPA, with amino-acid sequence MTRQTSGSPYAPGDAADTEAMLDAVGADGVEDLFDIPEPVRFDGEFGIEAHSERDARRLVERTLGRNDELTEFMGRGHYDHYVPALVEDLASRQEFLTSYTQYQPEVAQGFLQALFEYQSMLVELTGLDVANCSMYDAATALGEAATLSQRVRSVSGDRILVPDQLREGKRDVLAAYADGPDLSVETYPTDEGTVDVEGLADALDGDVAMVYAENPTVSGAIEPELGAVGDLADERDALFVLGSDPVALALLERPADVGADVVVGEASALGAGTAYGMGAGLFATREAYLRQVPGRLVGVGEDATERRAFTLTLQTREQHIRKERATSNICTNQALLALRTAIHVATLGPDGLVDLAEDCVVLARDLAARLDEVSGVRAPVNDRHHFREFQARTDQPAAAVASDLESAGFAVHVVGEHRIQVCVTDANEPAVDRFVDAVTEVA
- the gcvPB gene encoding aminomethyl-transferring glycine dehydrogenase subunit GcvPB, whose translation is MSDETPDDAAPDGGAPEPEAGGDAEDHAPEAGTLYDQARWTDDGEYEPLLAEKDSTEVEIGDDSPLPDDLTRDSLELPALAEPELARHYTRLSGMNYGVDSGPFPLGSCTMKYNPKFTERAAALPEAAVHPDRSAASVQGTLELQAELQDYLGRIGGMDAVTLQPPAGAAGEFTGIRIAAAYHEANGDDRTEVVIPDSAHGTNFATAAMAGFDVVELPSAEDGRVDIDALEAAVGEDTAALMLTNPNTLGLFERDIERVAEIVHDAGGLLYYDGANLNALLGRARPGDMGFDVMHYNVHKTFATPHGGGGPGAGPVGVTEELAEFLPTPHVREQGDDSGYERYEPDRSIGKVHGFSGNWLVLVRAFAYIARLGDAGLADASARAVLNANYLASQIDYEVPYGPFHHEFVASAGEQDAADAAKRMLDYGVHPPTTKWPEIVDEALMTEPTEAESRGSLDDLAAAFDAVAAEDDATLEAAPERTAARRIDQVTAARDPRLSWHALED
- a CDS encoding PAS domain S-box protein; this encodes MGARVLAVGPERDRPWVDDLEADGWDVVSAASTRAAVSALRTGDVACVVIERAGDAGADGGVDPLDALAGVREFGYDQPVLVTTAEPDGDLAAGATRLGVTEYVPRSTVDESLADRVRAHLPDPDAATRRATEPDGEPSEVTGGPRSDAARGTSTAAIEETAEALDAVSDGLYVLDLQGNFAVVNESLAAMAGRDADALVGEHVSSITTEAAAERVFPAVRRVVRGETTSETIETTVVPDDGEPFPAEDNLTAVEEGGEVVGVAGVLRDVTDKRERTRELERYESIIEAVDDGVYALDDEGRFEVVNDALVELTGYDREELLGEHTAIVKDDQTVQRAENKLRDLIHGNAVETTFDLDLVRESGEPVDAEDHMVMLSDEDGEFAGTAGVIRDITDRKERERELRAAREQFAELLDTSRALLGAHSTERVGEIVVDAVAHTLGFDMNVVRIYDGERDRLVPLAASDSDAVAVDDRPDYAVGEGGPGRAFETGEIRHAPDDLAIAPPEMPGGAVEVLYVPLGDQGAVSIGATEPGAFDGRARELAEILAANAAVALDRVAYESELVRYRTVIENVQDMVYVADDEGRFSLVTDPLSTWLGVDRADLVGRPVAAVLADPTALDAAADAVSDGADSRVLEVDFERVDGASLPAEIEVSPLPAEETAGTVGVVRDRTELVETRERLETQRDRFTYLFDNLPDAVVESAHVDGEPVVTAVNDAFTDVFGYDAATITGESLNEFVLPGDEYESGRDLDRRAAEGETVQSEVRRRTADGYRDFLFRGIPYDTGDETINSFGIYTDITDQKERERRLQVLNRVLRHNLRNDINVVLGYAEMIASRVDDETVDEWAETLIDTASEVASLGDRARSLDRTMREGALRDHEVGVGSVVDAVVSEYRREHAEARIETDVDDARVVGDGRIELALTELIENSVEYGGERVHIRVETDRTEGRVDLRVDDDGPGIPDYERTVVDESSEITQLEHGSGLGLWIVRWVVDSCGGRLRFEESDLGGTAVVLSLTPAESSDA
- a CDS encoding DUF7838 family putative zinc beta-ribbon protein yields the protein MSETITHECPVCESEQEFYQAASMKVHIGEKVKWHCWECDYGFVRIDHTVDTSETPA
- a CDS encoding cob(I)yrinic acid a,c-diamide adenosyltransferase, with translation MKIYTGRGDEGQTDLRDMSRVSKANPRIEAYGTVDEVNATVGSVRPTGHDDVDDLLREVQNHLHVAQADFANPDPDEDDPRVREDHVAAVEDSIDEFDAELDPLEHFVLPGGSEAGARLHRARAVCRRAERRAVAFADAEDGVNERALVYLNRLSDLLFTLARVVNRREGVPEEQPTY
- a CDS encoding MBL fold metallo-hydrolase; its protein translation is MFEQVPVPTPFQVGPINAYLTGRTLVDPGPDSDEAWSHLTDALAERDLAPEDIEQLLITHPHPDHFGLAERFRERGATVVAHPDAASIMADFPGRLDAEQAFFRDFFERCGMAPSTADTVTELPGAFVHYAPSVPVDREVAAGDRVTVDGTELRVVELAGHAVGEVGFAFDGPAGREALVGDTVLAEITPNPFLQPPPEPDADRPRVLPAYNDCLADLRDADYDRLHPGHRGRIDDPSGRIDDILAEHDDRTERVAGLLDEPTTPVEVMDELFGDLPVTEQFPGMSEAVGHLDVLEAAGRATASERDGDIVYERTD